The following nucleotide sequence is from Pseudomonas putida S13.1.2.
GGGAATCGAACAAGCAGATCGCCTACACGCTGGATATCGCCGAAACCACGGTCAAGGCCCATGTTTCGGCGATACTGCGCAAACTCAATGTGCATAACCGGGTGCAGGCGATCCTGAGTGCCGGCGATATCGATTTTGCTGATTACTTGCGCCGCTGACCTGTTCCGGCCTCTTCGCGGGTGAACCCGCTCCCACAGAAGCCCGCGAAGAGGCCAGCGGCTATGTCATGCTGCTGGCCAGTAAGTGGCTCATCGCAGTCTTGAGTTTCATCGGCCGCACCGGTTTGTGCATCAGGGTATGGCCCAGCTCGCGGATCTGCTGCTTGAGGTCGTTGCTGTAGTTGGCGGTGATCATCAGCGCCGGCAGCGGCTGGGCGCGGCGGGCATTGATCCGCGCCACGGCGTCGACACCATTGCAGTCGTTGTCCAGGTGGTAGTCGGCGATCAGCAGGTCGGCCTCGGCGTGGTAATTGTCCACCTGGCGCGCCAGGTCTTCCTCCGACAGCGCCGTGACCACCTGGCAGCCCCAGCCCTCCAGCAAGGTGCGCATGCCGGCGCAGATCGCCGCATCGTTATCCAGCACCCACACCCGCGCCCCACGCAAGCGTTCGAGCATCGGCTCGCAGATCACCGGGCTTGGCTGGACCTTGGGCGCGGTGGCGCTCAGCGGCACTTCGACGGCGAACACCGAGCCTTTGCCGAGCCATGAGCGCACCCGGACACGGTGGCCGAGAATACCGGCGATCTTTTCCACGATCGCCAGGCCCAGGCCCAACCCACGGTCCTGGTCCGGGCGCTGGACGTCACCGCGCTTGAACTCCAGGAACATTTCTTCCAGGTGCTCTTCGGCAATGCCGATACCGCTGTCCCACACCTCGATCCGCAGGCCGCCACGCTGGCGCCGACAGCCCAGCACCACGCGCCCACTGCGGGTGTAGCGGATGGCGTTGCTAAGCAGGTTGCGCAAGATGCGCGCCAGCAGCTGGATGTCACTGCGCACCACCGCCGAACAGCCTACAAAATGCAGCTCAAGCCCTTCGCTGCGCGCCACCTGGGCGTATTCGGCGGCAAGGTTGTCCATCAGTTCGCTGAGGGCGAACGGGGCGACATCGGCCTTGATCACCCCGGCATCGAGTTTGGAAATATCCACCAGGGTGCCCAGCAGGTTTTCCACATCCTCCAGCGAGTTGCTGACATTTCGCACCAGGTGGGCACTGTCTTGCGGCTCGCGGCGCTCTAGCAGCGCGCTGGTGAACAGCCGCGCCGCATTCAGCGGTTGCAGCAGGTCGTGGCTGACTGCAGCGAGGAATTTGGTTTTCGACAGGTTGGCCTGTTCGGCCTCGCGCTTGGCCTCGCGCAGGCGCGACTCGGCCCGGCTGCGCTCCTCGATCTCACGTAGCAACTGGTCGTTGAGGCTGGTCAGTTCAGCGGTGCGTTCGCGCACCCGTTGCTCCAGGTGTTGATAGGCCTGGTGCAGCGCCTGGGCGGTATTGCGGCGCTCGGTGATGTCGCGGATCAATACGAAGATGCCCACCACGTCGCCATTGGCCAGGCGGTTCGGTACGTAGGAGCGCAGCATGTAGCGCTCCTGGCCATTGATGTTGGTTTCGGCAAATTCGAAGGTGACGCACTCCCCCGCCAACGCCCGCGCCACATAGGCTTCCAGGCGTTGGTAATGCTGCTCGCTGTGGGCCTCGCGCAGGCTCTGGCCCAGCATCACGCCGTGTGGCCAGCAATACCATTCTTCATACACCTTGTTGGTGAATTCGTAGACCAGATCGGCATTCAGGTAAGCGATCAGCGCCGGGACATTGTCGGTAATCAGGCGAATCTGGTGTTGGTGGGCGGTCTCGGCCCGTTGTCGGGCTTCGCTCAGCAGCCGGTTGACGGCCTTGAGCTCAGCCATGGCCTGGTTCAGGGCATCGGTGCGTTCACGCACCTGCTCGGCCAGCACCACCGAATGCTGGAACGCCGCATAGGGGTCGTTGCCCCGCGTTACCCCCGACTCGATGCGTTCAATCAACGCACCGTTGATCCGCTGCAACTTATGGTTTTCGTGCTGCAACCGGCTGACCTCGGCCTGCAGTTCAGCGCCCGACAGGAGGCGGGTTGCGGGCAATGGCGACCCCGGTGAAGGTCTGGTTGATATGCATGCCATTGAACTGTTCTCCGTAGGTGTTGAAGCCGATCACCCGCTGCTCGCGCAAGAACGCACCCACCGGCTCCAGGCCGTGATGGGCTTCCAGCTCCAGGCGCCGCAGAAAGCAATCGCAACCGATGGTCAGCAGCGGCGGGCCAAGCCGCTGCTGCAAACCGTCGAACAGCTGGTGCAGGTTGGGTAACAGCGGGCCCGGGGTCATGGCTGTGAGCACGATGCCGTTTTCTACCGCGCAGTAGAAACTCAGGCTCAGGTCCGGGTGCACTTGCTGGATCGCCCGCACGTAATACTGATCATGAATGCGCACGGCCAGCGGATGTGCGGCAAATACCCGGTAGTCGAGCGCAGCCACCGGCACGCCGATGTGCCGGGCGTACTCCTGCGCAGCAGGCTCGGCATTCAACTCGTAGACCCGACGCTGGGCGCTGTCGGCGCCGGTTACTACCAGTTTTTCCTGCCGTGGCAGGATGTGGTGGGTGGTGAACACTTCGAAATCGAGCCAGGTATTCACCAGCACCACCACTGCAGCACCGGTGTGAAACGCGCCACCGAAGTACACATGGGTGCGCGTCAGGTAGTTGTCGTCGCCCGCCGAACCGCCGAAATGCGGGATGTCCCCCAGCGCCGCGCTGAGGGCGGCGAGCACCATTTCCTCCCTGCTGGACAGGCCGTCGAGCAGGGTCAGGGCAAAGCTGTGGCCCTTGATGGGTGCCAGGGTGTTGCTGCGGCAAGTGCCGACCAGGCGCTCGACCATCTGCTGCGCGTCGATCAGGCTGAAGTGCTCCATTTCATCGATCAACTCGGTGGCAATCGAAAAGTGCCGGTGATCGAAGCCCACCGCCGTCACGCAGTTGCGGCCGTAGCCCAGCGGAGTGATTTCGCCGGCGCTGGTGCAGCCGACCAGGCGGATACCGCCGAAATCCTGCTCCAACGCCTCGCCCAAGGCCTGCAAGTCGTATTCGGCGGAACAGAAGAACAACACGAAACCCAGGTGCGGGTGCAGCAACTGCCTCGCCAGGTCCTGGGCGGCCAGCTGTGCATCGGTAGCCTGGGACATGGCGCTGACCACACCGTCGTTTTGAGCCTGCTGCATCGTGGTCTCCGGCGCGGGGTGGCTGAGGGATCAGTGTACGAAGGTGGGTACGGGGGACGAATGCTACTTGGGTAGCGGGTGGGCGGTTCCATGGATGTAGTTCAGGCAGCGTGCGCAGGCCCCTGTAGGAGCGGCCTTGTGTCGCGAAAGGGCTGCAAAGCAGCCCCGGAAACTTGTGCATCAGCGCTGAAATCCTGGGGCCGCTTTGCGGCCCCTTCGCGACACAAGGCCGCTCCTACAATGACCGTGGCAACCGGGCAGATCGCTACCAGGTCAACACCGCACCCAGCGCCAAGGTATCGGTGTCTTCGTTCTGCGCGCTGGTGTCATGCCCGTCGATGGAAAACTGGTTGTACTCGGCCACCAGCTTGAGGTTGTCGTTTACATCATGGAACAGCGCCACGCCGCGGGTCTCGTAGTCCGCCCCGCTGCCTACCGCGCCATTGCCATCGTCCTTGGTCTTGCCGTAGGACAGCGCCACGCGGTTCTTGCCGAACTTGTAGGAACCCTGCAGCAGGTAGCCGTCACTGTCCACGTTGCGCAAAACCGGTTCGCCCGCGTTGTTGGTAAAGAACGGGTTGATGCCCTTTGCCTGGAACCCCGAGCCGGTCAGCGACCACCCCCCCATCTTGGCCTGCACGCCATAGCCGACACCTTTGGAGGTAACAGTCTCCACCGTCGAATCGGTGTTGTCGGAGGTCTGGTAACTGCCGTTGACCCAGCTGTAGATCTGCGCCTCGCCCAGGTCGAACTGGTAGGTGACCTCGCTTTCGGTGCGCGGGTTTTCCTGGTAGGCCTTGCCGGTCGGGCTGCTGTCGTTGGTGTCTACCGGGTCCATGATGCCCACCGCCACCCGCAGGCCGTCCATCACCGGGGTGCGGTAGGTGATCTGCGAGGTGGGGAACGGGTACGGGTAACCACTGCCGATGTTGCCGAACGACACCCCGCCGCCGTCCACCAGCCCCAGCGTGTCGCTGACCTGGCCATAACCGGCCAGCAGCTCGTCCAGCAGGATGTTGGAGCGGGCGAACAACCCGAAGTCCTTGCCGATCAGCACCTCGCCCCACTCAGGGTTGGCCACGGTGCCGTAGAACTGGCGCACGTCGATGGCGGTGTCGGTGCCATTGGTTTCACTGTCATTGATGGTTACCCAGAACGAGGCACGCGCGCCGAGCTTGAGGTCATCCACCTGCTTGCCCATGTTGAAGCCGAGGTAGTTGGGCAAGAAGCCCATTTTGACCCGCGACTGGCGGCGGTCGAACTGTTCGCCCTCACGGTCGACCTTGCTGTTGACGTAGAAAGCGTTGATGTAACCGTCGGTGGAAAACGTTGTCTGGTCCTTGTCGTACAGCATGATCTCGGCCTCGGCGACGCCGCTCAGGCCCAGGGCAGAAAAGCTGGCGATGGCGGCTGCGAGGAAACGAGGCGGCAGGTGCTTATTGTTGTTGTGCATGGCGCGCTCCAAACGGGGACTGGATGTCGGAGGCGATTATCGGAAGTGGCCAAATGGCCAGATACGCTGCTTTGGGGCGAGCGGGTAGCGGCCTTGGGCTGGCGAATGCGGCGTGATGATTTGGTCGCGGTACCGGGTCTGGCCAGGAGGCAAGACCTAGGGTGTACGCATGGATAGCAGGCCGGTATCAGTACAACTGTACGAACTGGGGCCGCCTTGCGGCCCATCGCCGGCAAGCCAGCTCCCACAAGATCACCACCGGCCCTGAGACCTGTGCAGTACCTGTGGGAGCTGGCTTGCCGGCGATGGGATGCGTAGCAGCCCCATTGATACCGATTGCGCTGACCACTGCCCTCAGGAAGCAAGCGCCTGCGAACGCTGGCGCACGGGCATCTCATAACGGTGCGGTTGCTGCCAGGCCAGGCGTGCCTGCACGTCCACCGCCGCGTCCATCACCTTCTGTGCCCAGTTTTGATCCTTAGGGCACACCACCACCACGCGAAAACCGTGGTCGACGCCCTCCAGCCGCACACCTTCGGAATCATCGACATGCAGGTCGATATCGAACGCCGAGGGCAACTTCGAGGGCGAATGCTCAAGGCCGTTCTGGGCCAGGATATGCTGGTGCCGGTCACTGTTGACCACACCATCGACATGGATGCCATAAAGCATCAGCCAGCGCCGAATGTAGGCCGGGGTGCGCCCCGACGAGGTATAGATCCAGATGCTGCAGCCCTGGCGGCGCAGGTCACGGATCAGCGAGCGCGTGCCACTGCGCAGGGGCTCGCCCAACCAGCGATGGACGAAACCTGGCAACTTGCTGTCTTCGGCGGCAGCGTGCTCGGGCAGGCAGGCGAGCGTGTCGTCGATATCGAACGAAATACGCACCTGGCCGCGCTTGAGCCTGCGTTCGATGGCTTGCCGACCGCGTGCGAACATGGAGTAACGTTGCATCAGCGACGCCCCTCACAGCCAGGCACGGGCGTGCCGCTCAGGAAGAACTTGCCGGGCTCAGGCGCCTTCTCTTCAAGGAAAGCGGCGTACTTTTTCTTGATCTTGGGTAGTTCGTACAAAGCCTTTACACCGTGTTTAGCGGAGTTGCGTATGACCGAGGACGGGTTGAAGTAACCCTCGGCGTTGTCCAGCGACAGCACGAAAGGCGGCAAGCCGGCACGCATCAGCAGGTAGCTGACGATGAGCGAACCTGTGCGGTTGTTGCCTTCGATGAACAGCTGCGGCTTGCTGAGGATACGTACATAAACACCGGCTGCCCGCTTCCAGATCGAATCGCTGCGGTACGAGCAGTACCAGTTGTACAAGTCCTTGATGCCACCTTCGACGTTGTTGAAAAAGTGAGCCTCGGTTGCAGCGAGATGCGGGGCATATTCCAGGCGACGGGCCGGGTCGCTGCCGCACAGCACGGTGGCATTGATTTCCAGCATCAGGTTCAGCTGCTGCAGGTCGAAGAGGTCGATACCGCGTGCGACATACTCGTCAATCAGGGCATAGCCTTCAAGTACGTTCAGCAGCACCTCGTCGGTAAACGGATCCCGCGGTTCGGTGAAATGCCGGCTGAGTTCGGCAAAGCGGCCTTGCACCTCGCGCAGTGCGCGCTCTACCGCTGAAAGATCAAGACGACGCATCGCTCGCATTGGAAATCCCGGGTAACACTTTAACGGAAGGTAACGCGGCTGGGTGCTGCAACCTCCCTGGCTGCAACACCCGGCCACCTTGGACATGCCTGACTCAGCTGAACTTGCCGCTGATGTAGTCGCTGGTCAGCTGTTCACGCGGGTTCTGGAAAATCTGCGCCGTAGGGCCCATCTCGACCAGGTAGCCGGTGCGAGAACCCTGGGAAATATCGACCGAGAAGAACGCCGTGGTGTCGGCCACACGAATCGCCTGCTGCATGTTGTGGGTCACCAGGGCGATGGTGTAGTCCTTCTTCAACTCGACCATCAGCTCTTCCACGCGACGGGTGGCAATCGGGTCGAGTGCCGAGCAGGGCTCGTCCAGCAGCAGCACTTCTGGCTCGGTGGCAATGGCGCGGGCAATGCACAGACGCTGCTGCTGGCCGCCAGACAGCGACAGGCCACTGACCTTGAGCTTGTCCTTCACTTCGTCCCACAGCGCGGCACCTTGCAAGGCGTGCTTCACGCGGTCACCCAGGTCGCCCTTGTAGCGGTTAAGGCGCAGGCCGAAGGCGACGTTGTCGAAGATGCTCATCGAGAACGGGTTGGGCTGCTGGAATACCATGCCGATGTAGCGGCGCACGACCACCGGGTCAACGCCCTTGCCGTAGACATCCTGGCCCAGGAAGTGCACATGACCTTCGAAACGGAAGCCCTTCACCAGGTCGTTCATGCGGTTGAGGCTACGCAGCACAGTACTCTTGCCGCAGCCCGATGGCCCGATGAAGCCGGTGATCTCGTTCTTCCTGATCGGCACATGGCTGTCACGCACGGCCATGAAGTTGCCGTAGAAAATCTTGTCCAGCTTGCAGTCCATGACGATCGGGGTTGCTTCGCTGACCATGGGAGCGGCTCTTTGCGCAGTGGATACGTTCAAGTTGGATGCTCCCTTTCTCAATACTTGGGCTTGCCGAAGACTCGGCTCAGAATGTTGATTACCAGCACGATCATTACCAGCACCAGCGAGGCCGCCCAGGCGAGCTCGAGCTGGTTGTCGAACGGCATGCCGGAGAAGTTGTAAATCAGTACGGCGAGCGAGGCCGTAGGGTTCATGACCGCCAGGCTGCCGTCATGGTAGATCCAGTAGTTGCTGAACAGCGCGGTGAACAGCAGTGGCGCGGTTTCGCCAGCGGCGCGGGCCACGGCCAGCATCACGCCGGTGAGGATGGCCGGCAGGCCGGTGGGCAGGACGATCTTCCAGATCACCTGGGCACGGGTGCAGCCCATGCCGTAGGCGGCGTCTTTCATGATCTTGGGCACCATCTTCATCGACTCTTCAGCAGTCAGCACCACGATCGGCAGCATCAGTACTGCCAGGGCCACACCGCCAGCCGGCGCCGAGTAGGTACCGGTGGTCATCACCACCAGGGCGTAGGCAAACACCCCGGCCAGGATCGACGGCAGGCCGGTGAGCATCTTGGCGGCAAAGCGCGCGGCGTTGGCCAGCTTGCTGTCGGGGCCGAGTTCGGCCAGGAACACCGCGGCGAGGATACCGACCGGTACCGCGATGGCGGCAGCAATGCCGACCATGACGAAGGTACCGGCCATGGCGTTACCAAAACCACCGCCCATTTCGAAGCCGGTCGGCGGCAGCTCGGTGAACACTTCCAGGCTAAGGCGTGCACCGCCGCGGGTAATCAGCATGTACAGCACGGAAATCAACGGCACGCTGGCCACCAGTGCCGCCAGCCATGCCAGGGTGGTCAACATTAGGCTGCGCAGGGCCCGGCCTTCCAGCTTGCGTTGCAGGCTGGGCAAAGCGGCTACAGGGGTGGTCAAGTCAGTCATTGTTTGTTACCCCGCTGAGCGTAGAGCATGATCATCGAGCCAAGTACGTTCACCAGCAGGGTGATGAACATCAGTACCAGTGCCGCATACATCAGCACTTCGACCTCGTTCGGGCCGGCTTCCGGGAAGTTCAGCGCCAGCAGCGCCGCCAGGGTGTTGGCCGGGGCGAACAAGGAAAGGGAAATGGTGTTGGCGTTGCCGACCAGCATGGCCAGCGCCATGGTTTCACCCAATGCACGGCCCAGGCCCAGCACCAGCGAACCAAAGATGCCGGTAGCCGCGGATGGCACCATCACCTTGAGGATGGCTTCCCAGTGGGTAGTACCCATGCCGTAGGCAGCCTGTTTGGTTTTCATCGGTACGCTGGTCAGCGCATCCTGGGAAACGGCAGCGATGGTCGGCAGGATCATGATCGCCAGTACCAGCGCTGCAGGCAGCAGGCCAGGCCCGCTCAGGGAGGTGCCGAAAAACGGGATCCAGCCCAGCTCGCTGTTCAACCAGGCGGTCAGCGGGCGAATCGCCGGGATGACCACATAGATGCCCCACAGGCCGTAGACCACACTGGGGATGGCGGCGAGGAGTTCGACGATGGTGCGAAACACCGCGGCGAGCTTGGCAGGGAGGAAATCCTGGGTCAGGAAAATGGCCATGCTGACGCCGAAGAAACCGGCAATCAACAGGGCGATGAATGCACTGTAAAGCGTGCCCCAGATCGCTGGCAGAATACCGTACTTGCCTTGGTTGACATCCCATACGCTGCCGAACAGCACGTCAAAGCCGTGCTTTTCGATGCCGGGCAGTGCCTTGCGGCCGACTTCGTAGACCAGCGCGACGACCAGCGCCAGCACCAGCACCACACCGATACGTGCAAGCGCACGGAAGGTGCGATCGACCAGAAAGTCTTTCGCAGACGGTGGCTGGCACGCGGAGTCGGGGTTATCCGGTATGGCAAAAGGTGTGTTCATTGGCGAGTTCCGGGACAAGGGACAAACACCCCCGGCATGGCTTCATGCCGATACCGGGAGCGCCTGGGTATTACTGGATGTTGGCGGACGCTTTACGCACCTGGTCGACTACCGACGCAGGCAGCGGGATGTAACCCATCGAGTCGGCGATGGTCTGGCCTTTGGTCAGGCTGTACTCGACCATTTCGCGCATGGCCTTGGCTTTTTCCGGGTTGCCGTTGTCCTTGCGGAAGATCATCCAGGTGTAGGAAGTGATCGGGTAGGACTTGGCACCGTCCGGGTCAGGCAGCCAGGCCACCAGGTTTTCCGGCATGTTCACCGCAGCCAGTGCTTCGGCACCGCTCTCTGCGTTTGGCACAACGTATTGGCCAGCCTTGTTCTGCAGCACGGCGAAGTCGACCTTGGCCAGCTTGGCGAAGCCGTATTCGATGTAGCCGATGGCGCCCGGGGTCTGGCGGACGGTGGCGGTTACGCCATCGTTCTTCGGCGACTTGATGAACTTGTCGGTGGCCGGCCAGTTGACGGTGTTGCCCTCACCCAGCCCTTGCTTGAAGTCGGCGTTGATGGCCGACAGGTGCTTGGTGAAGACCGCAGTGGTACCGCTGGAGTCCGCACGCACGACCACGGTGATCGGGGTAGCTGGCAGTTTCAGCTCAGGGTTGGCCGCGGCGATTTGCGGGTCGTTCCACTGGGTGATCTTGCCCAGGAAGATGTTGGAGTACACCTCGCGCGGCAGCTTCAGCCCTTTAGGGTTGCCCGGCAGGTTGTAGGCCAGGACGATTTCACCGGCGGTCATTGGCAGCAACTGCACGCCTTCGCCAACCTTGGCAATGTCTGCTTCGCTCATGGCCGAGTCGCTGGCGGCGAAGTCGACGGTCTTGTTCAGGAAGTCCTGAACGCCCGCCCCGCTGCCCTTGGACTGGTAGTCAACGGTGACGCCAGCAGTGTTCTTGCTGAAGTCCTTGAACCAGGTCAGGTAGATCGGTGCAGGGAAGCTGGCGCCGGAACCTGTCAGGCGAACGTTTTCTGCAGCAAAGGCTGCCGAAGTGGCGCAAAGGGAGACCGCAACGGCGAGTGCAGCAGACTTCATCAGGCGTTTCATCAAAAAGTGCTCCTTGTGATGGCCGGCACACTTTGCATCAGCTGTGTTACAGCTTTGTGACTGTTGAGTGGCAGGCCGCACGGTAGAGCTTTTTGCCTGTGCCATGGCGCACAGACAAGCAGAAGCGCAAGGCCGAGCACATAGAGGCGAGTTAGGAAGACAGGGGTTTGTCGAAAGAAGAGGCCGAAGCCCGCGCCTGGGCCACCGTCAACAAACAGTGAAGCGCTGCGTGAACAAGGTTGAGGGCGCGATGCCTGGCACCGGCTGTGCCGGTGTTCGCGGGTGAACCCGCTCCCACAGGGAATAGTGTCGCATTCAAGACCGGGCGTGTTGCCTGCGCGATCAGTGTGGGAGCGGGTTCACCCGCGAACACCGGCGTAGCCGGTGCCATCAATAAAGATATCCCGTCCCTTACCTGGGCTTCACCGAATCAGCCAATACCGACGATGCCCGCTTCATCGCCTTCCTGGCTGCGGTTGCGGCACGCACACTCGAACTCGGCCTGGGCCCGTGTGCCAAAGTTGAGGCTCAAGCGCATCTTTTCTTGTGTGTCGTAAAGGTCATAACCCTCCCCCAGTGCGGCCGGAAAGCCAAGGCGCCGAGGGTAAACCTCTCTGTTTA
It contains:
- a CDS encoding NahK/ErcS family hybrid sensor histidine kinase/response regulator, with translation MACISTRPSPGSPLPATRLLSGAELQAEVSRLQHENHKLQRINGALIERIESGVTRGNDPYAAFQHSVVLAEQVRERTDALNQAMAELKAVNRLLSEARQRAETAHQHQIRLITDNVPALIAYLNADLVYEFTNKVYEEWYCWPHGVMLGQSLREAHSEQHYQRLEAYVARALAGECVTFEFAETNINGQERYMLRSYVPNRLANGDVVGIFVLIRDITERRNTAQALHQAYQHLEQRVRERTAELTSLNDQLLREIEERSRAESRLREAKREAEQANLSKTKFLAAVSHDLLQPLNAARLFTSALLERREPQDSAHLVRNVSNSLEDVENLLGTLVDISKLDAGVIKADVAPFALSELMDNLAAEYAQVARSEGLELHFVGCSAVVRSDIQLLARILRNLLSNAIRYTRSGRVVLGCRRQRGGLRIEVWDSGIGIAEEHLEEMFLEFKRGDVQRPDQDRGLGLGLAIVEKIAGILGHRVRVRSWLGKGSVFAVEVPLSATAPKVQPSPVICEPMLERLRGARVWVLDNDAAICAGMRTLLEGWGCQVVTALSEEDLARQVDNYHAEADLLIADYHLDNDCNGVDAVARINARRAQPLPALMITANYSNDLKQQIRELGHTLMHKPVRPMKLKTAMSHLLASSMT
- the nosP gene encoding nitric oxide-sensing protein NosP, with the translated sequence MQQAQNDGVVSAMSQATDAQLAAQDLARQLLHPHLGFVLFFCSAEYDLQALGEALEQDFGGIRLVGCTSAGEITPLGYGRNCVTAVGFDHRHFSIATELIDEMEHFSLIDAQQMVERLVGTCRSNTLAPIKGHSFALTLLDGLSSREEMVLAALSAALGDIPHFGGSAGDDNYLTRTHVYFGGAFHTGAAVVVLVNTWLDFEVFTTHHILPRQEKLVVTGADSAQRRVYELNAEPAAQEYARHIGVPVAALDYRVFAAHPLAVRIHDQYYVRAIQQVHPDLSLSFYCAVENGIVLTAMTPGPLLPNLHQLFDGLQQRLGPPLLTIGCDCFLRRLELEAHHGLEPVGAFLREQRVIGFNTYGEQFNGMHINQTFTGVAIARNPPPVGR
- a CDS encoding porin, which produces MHNNNKHLPPRFLAAAIASFSALGLSGVAEAEIMLYDKDQTTFSTDGYINAFYVNSKVDREGEQFDRRQSRVKMGFLPNYLGFNMGKQVDDLKLGARASFWVTINDSETNGTDTAIDVRQFYGTVANPEWGEVLIGKDFGLFARSNILLDELLAGYGQVSDTLGLVDGGGVSFGNIGSGYPYPFPTSQITYRTPVMDGLRVAVGIMDPVDTNDSSPTGKAYQENPRTESEVTYQFDLGEAQIYSWVNGSYQTSDNTDSTVETVTSKGVGYGVQAKMGGWSLTGSGFQAKGINPFFTNNAGEPVLRNVDSDGYLLQGSYKFGKNRVALSYGKTKDDGNGAVGSGADYETRGVALFHDVNDNLKLVAEYNQFSIDGHDTSAQNEDTDTLALGAVLTW
- the pstB gene encoding phosphate ABC transporter ATP-binding protein PstB, with the protein product MVSEATPIVMDCKLDKIFYGNFMAVRDSHVPIRKNEITGFIGPSGCGKSTVLRSLNRMNDLVKGFRFEGHVHFLGQDVYGKGVDPVVVRRYIGMVFQQPNPFSMSIFDNVAFGLRLNRYKGDLGDRVKHALQGAALWDEVKDKLKVSGLSLSGGQQQRLCIARAIATEPEVLLLDEPCSALDPIATRRVEELMVELKKDYTIALVTHNMQQAIRVADTTAFFSVDISQGSRTGYLVEMGPTAQIFQNPREQLTSDYISGKFS
- the pstA gene encoding phosphate ABC transporter permease PstA, translating into MTDLTTPVAALPSLQRKLEGRALRSLMLTTLAWLAALVASVPLISVLYMLITRGGARLSLEVFTELPPTGFEMGGGFGNAMAGTFVMVGIAAAIAVPVGILAAVFLAELGPDSKLANAARFAAKMLTGLPSILAGVFAYALVVMTTGTYSAPAGGVALAVLMLPIVVLTAEESMKMVPKIMKDAAYGMGCTRAQVIWKIVLPTGLPAILTGVMLAVARAAGETAPLLFTALFSNYWIYHDGSLAVMNPTASLAVLIYNFSGMPFDNQLELAWAASLVLVMIVLVINILSRVFGKPKY
- the pstC gene encoding phosphate ABC transporter permease subunit PstC, which gives rise to MNTPFAIPDNPDSACQPPSAKDFLVDRTFRALARIGVVLVLALVVALVYEVGRKALPGIEKHGFDVLFGSVWDVNQGKYGILPAIWGTLYSAFIALLIAGFFGVSMAIFLTQDFLPAKLAAVFRTIVELLAAIPSVVYGLWGIYVVIPAIRPLTAWLNSELGWIPFFGTSLSGPGLLPAALVLAIMILPTIAAVSQDALTSVPMKTKQAAYGMGTTHWEAILKVMVPSAATGIFGSLVLGLGRALGETMALAMLVGNANTISLSLFAPANTLAALLALNFPEAGPNEVEVLMYAALVLMFITLLVNVLGSMIMLYAQRGNKQ
- the pstS gene encoding phosphate ABC transporter substrate-binding protein PstS, which produces MKRLMKSAALAVAVSLCATSAAFAAENVRLTGSGASFPAPIYLTWFKDFSKNTAGVTVDYQSKGSGAGVQDFLNKTVDFAASDSAMSEADIAKVGEGVQLLPMTAGEIVLAYNLPGNPKGLKLPREVYSNIFLGKITQWNDPQIAAANPELKLPATPITVVVRADSSGTTAVFTKHLSAINADFKQGLGEGNTVNWPATDKFIKSPKNDGVTATVRQTPGAIGYIEYGFAKLAKVDFAVLQNKAGQYVVPNAESGAEALAAVNMPENLVAWLPDPDGAKSYPITSYTWMIFRKDNGNPEKAKAMREMVEYSLTKGQTIADSMGYIPLPASVVDQVRKASANIQ